A genomic window from Helicobacter pylori includes:
- a CDS encoding S41 family peptidase yields the protein MTKRLFKGLLAVSLAVSLHAGEVKEKKPAKPTKEDPQELAAKRVEAFNRFTNVVTEIEKKYVDKISISEIMTKAIEGLLSNLDAHSAYLNEKKFKEFQAQTEGEFGGLGITVGMRDGVLTVIAPLEGTPAYKAGVKSGDNILKINNESTLSMSIDDAINLMRGKPKTPIQITIVRKNEPKPLVFNIVRDIIKIPSVYVKKIEKTPYLYVRVNSFDKNVTKSVLDGLKANPKVKGIVLDLRGNPGGLLNQAVGLSNLFIKEGVLVSQRGKNKEENLEYKANGRAPYTNLPIAVLVNGGSASASEIVAGALQDHKRAVIIGEKTFGKGSVQMLLPVNKDEAIKITTARYYLPSGRTIQAKGITPDIVIYPGKAPENENKFSLKEADLKHHLEQELKKLDDTNKDSTSKNTDKNKKSEKSEEEKEVTPKMINDDIQLKTAIDSLKTWSIVDEKMDEKALKKK from the coding sequence ATGACAAAACGACTTTTTAAAGGGTTGTTAGCGGTTTCTCTTGCTGTGAGTTTGCATGCTGGTGAAGTTAAGGAAAAAAAGCCGGCCAAACCGACTAAAGAAGATCCGCAAGAATTAGCGGCTAAAAGGGTGGAGGCGTTCAATCGTTTCACGAATGTGGTTACAGAAATTGAAAAAAAATATGTGGATAAAATCAGCATTTCTGAGATCATGACTAAAGCGATTGAAGGCTTGCTTTCTAATTTGGACGCGCATTCAGCGTATTTGAATGAAAAGAAGTTTAAGGAATTTCAAGCCCAAACCGAGGGCGAATTTGGGGGGCTTGGGATCACGGTGGGCATGCGCGATGGGGTTTTGACCGTTATTGCCCCTTTAGAAGGCACTCCCGCTTACAAGGCTGGGGTTAAATCAGGCGATAATATTTTAAAAATCAACAACGAAAGCACGCTAAGCATGAGCATTGATGATGCAATCAACCTCATGCGCGGCAAGCCAAAAACTCCTATCCAAATCACCATTGTAAGAAAAAACGAGCCAAAACCTTTGGTGTTTAATATCGTTAGAGACATTATTAAAATCCCGTCTGTTTATGTGAAAAAGATTGAAAAAACCCCCTATTTGTATGTGAGAGTCAATTCTTTTGATAAAAATGTTACCAAATCGGTTTTAGACGGCTTGAAAGCTAACCCTAAGGTTAAGGGGATTGTGTTGGATTTAAGGGGCAATCCTGGAGGCTTACTCAACCAAGCGGTAGGCTTGTCTAACCTCTTCATTAAAGAGGGGGTTTTAGTTTCTCAAAGAGGCAAGAATAAAGAAGAAAATTTAGAATACAAAGCCAATGGCAGAGCCCCTTATACCAATTTGCCTATAGCGGTGTTAGTCAATGGCGGTTCAGCGAGTGCGAGCGAGATTGTCGCAGGGGCGTTGCAAGATCACAAACGGGCCGTGATTATCGGTGAAAAAACCTTTGGTAAGGGAAGCGTGCAAATGCTGCTCCCTGTCAATAAAGATGAAGCCATTAAAATCACGACCGCGCGTTACTATTTACCCAGTGGGCGCACCATTCAAGCTAAAGGCATCACGCCTGATATTGTGATTTATCCGGGTAAAGCCCCAGAAAATGAAAACAAATTCAGTCTGAAAGAAGCGGATTTGAAACACCATTTAGAGCAAGAGCTTAAAAAACTTGATGATACCAATAAAGATTCTACCTCTAAAAATACGGATAAAAACAAAAAAAGCGAAAAAAGCGAAGAAGAAAAAGAGGTTACTCCTAAAATGATCAACGATGACATTCAGTTGAAAACCGCTATTGACAGCTTGAAAACCTGGTCTATCGTTGATGAAAAAATGGATGAAAAAGCGCTTAAGAAGAAATAA
- a CDS encoding SH3 domain-containing protein, producing the protein MGFLFEKSLMGFCIHSIKIISLILSLLATFLAADDANQNANKPEEIKAKVAYVKIPQLEDLENNPVYIGQTIGVTYDLLLFDAEFLEAKIKDGLDKTQIELLNKMPKWKKVEQELFRATYYYKIKGVKASIPPLEVSAFSNKDKYIDHSIAPKVTLQVTDLSQNPRYAKIMAKDLQVLQYKTKDYDDKNNILVMELAFKEATWEDFHIKEAIKQGFDNASLNQIKAKEGSVFYYCVLPKTLQSLSFDYFSLSNRQFKTLSFSVIPTQDTTGIQSDLVPKNNFLVFSNVALLALCVFFLVLFFIFGRKLIFLGLGVLCLGFVLYHLLFAQKSAVLLAHKKIRILPTQNSTILGLSKNEMPIKILGSHDDYYKILTPHEQIGWVKKDEIK; encoded by the coding sequence ATGGGGTTTTTATTTGAAAAATCATTAATGGGTTTTTGTATCCATTCAATCAAAATCATTAGCTTGATTTTAAGCCTTCTAGCCACCTTTTTGGCGGCTGATGATGCCAATCAAAATGCAAACAAGCCAGAAGAAATCAAGGCTAAAGTGGCTTATGTGAAAATCCCCCAATTAGAAGATTTAGAAAACAACCCGGTTTATATCGGTCAAACCATAGGCGTAACTTACGATTTATTGTTGTTTGATGCAGAGTTTTTGGAAGCCAAAATCAAAGACGGGTTGGATAAAACCCAAATTGAGCTTTTAAATAAAATGCCTAAATGGAAAAAGGTGGAACAAGAGCTTTTTAGAGCGACTTATTATTACAAGATTAAGGGCGTAAAAGCGAGCATTCCGCCTTTAGAAGTGAGCGCGTTTTCCAATAAAGACAAATACATAGATCATTCCATAGCCCCAAAGGTTACTTTGCAAGTAACGGATTTATCCCAAAACCCTCGTTATGCAAAAATCATGGCGAAAGATTTGCAAGTCTTGCAATACAAAACCAAAGATTATGACGATAAAAACAATATTTTGGTGATGGAATTAGCGTTCAAAGAAGCCACTTGGGAAGATTTTCACATTAAAGAAGCGATCAAACAGGGGTTTGATAACGCCTCTTTGAATCAAATCAAGGCTAAAGAAGGCAGCGTTTTTTATTATTGCGTGTTGCCTAAAACCCTTCAAAGCCTTTCTTTTGATTATTTTTCGCTTTCTAACAGGCAGTTTAAGACTTTGTCTTTTTCTGTCATTCCCACTCAAGACACTACCGGTATTCAAAGCGATCTCGTCCCTAAAAACAATTTTTTAGTCTTTTCTAATGTGGCATTGCTCGCTTTATGCGTGTTTTTCTTGGTGTTGTTTTTTATTTTTGGGCGCAAACTCATTTTTTTAGGGCTTGGGGTTTTGTGCTTGGGGTTTGTTTTGTATCATCTTTTATTTGCACAAAAATCAGCCGTTTTGCTCGCTCACAAAAAGATCCGCATTTTGCCCACGCAAAATTCCACCATTTTAGGGCTTTCTAAAAATGAAATGCCCATTAAAATCTTAGGCTCGCATGATGATTATTATAAAATTCTAACACCGCATGAACAAATAGGATGGGTCAAAAAAGATGAAATCAAATAA
- a CDS encoding 1-acyl-sn-glycerol-3-phosphate acyltransferase, with protein MKSNKKSNRLRAIYRALVIAIGLAVIIVFNYFNRKNNNARSSRKTCACFFPLTGVTLEKIGAFDTDAKLIVLNHQSLLDIIYLEAYHPSNICWIAKKELGEIPFYGHALTDTGMILIDREDKKGIVSLLKACQEKLNQNRPLVIFPEGTRGKGGEKFLPFKQGAKIIAEKFQLKIQPMVLINSIKIFNSKPLEAYKARTRLVMLEGYTPDFNSPTWYEELEERMQKEYLKHYHELNA; from the coding sequence ATGAAATCAAATAAAAAGTCCAATCGTTTGAGAGCGATTTATAGGGCTTTAGTGATCGCTATAGGGCTAGCTGTTATCATTGTTTTCAATTATTTTAATCGTAAGAATAATAACGCGCGCTCCAGCCGTAAAACTTGCGCATGTTTTTTCCCTCTCACAGGGGTTACTTTAGAAAAAATAGGCGCTTTTGATACGGACGCTAAACTCATTGTTTTAAACCACCAAAGCCTGTTAGACATTATTTATTTAGAAGCCTACCACCCTAGCAATATTTGTTGGATCGCTAAAAAAGAGCTGGGTGAAATCCCCTTTTATGGGCATGCTTTAACGGATACCGGAATGATTTTAATTGACAGAGAAGATAAAAAGGGGATCGTGAGCCTTTTAAAAGCGTGTCAAGAAAAACTAAACCAAAACCGCCCGTTAGTGATTTTTCCTGAAGGCACTAGGGGAAAAGGAGGAGAAAAATTCCTCCCTTTCAAGCAAGGGGCTAAAATCATCGCTGAAAAATTCCAGCTCAAAATCCAGCCGATGGTGTTAATCAATTCCATTAAAATCTTTAATTCCAAGCCCCTAGAAGCCTATAAGGCCCGCACCCGTTTGGTCATGCTAGAGGGTTATACGCCTGATTTTAACTCGCCCACCTGGTATGAAGAATTAGAAGAACGCATGCAAAAAGAGTATTTGAAGCACTACCATGAATTAAACGCATGA
- the ung gene encoding uracil-DNA glycosylase — MKLFDYAPLSLAWREFLQSELKKPYFLEIEKRYLEALKSPKTIFPKSSHLFHAFNLTPPYAVKIILLGQDPYHSTYLENNQELPVAMGLSFSVGKNAPIPPSLRNIFKELHANLGVPVPCCGDLSAWAKRGMLLLNAILSVEKNQAASHQYIGWENFSDRVLARLFETTSPLIVVLLGKVAQKKIALIPKNKHTIITAPHPSPLARGFLGSGVFTNIQKAYREIYRKDFDFSL; from the coding sequence ATGAAGCTTTTTGATTACGCTCCTTTAAGCCTAGCTTGGCGGGAGTTTTTGCAAAGCGAATTGAAAAAGCCTTATTTCTTAGAAATAGAAAAACGCTACCTAGAAGCCCTAAAAAGCCCTAAAACCATTTTCCCTAAAAGCTCGCATTTGTTTCATGCATTCAATCTAACGCCCCCTTATGCGGTGAAAATCATTCTTTTAGGGCAAGATCCCTACCATTCCACTTACCTAGAAAACAATCAAGAATTGCCTGTGGCGATGGGGTTGAGTTTTAGCGTGGGAAAAAACGCCCCCATCCCTCCAAGTTTAAGGAATATTTTTAAAGAATTGCATGCGAATTTAGGCGTGCCTGTGCCTTGTTGTGGGGATTTGAGTGCATGGGCTAAAAGGGGCATGCTGTTATTGAACGCCATTTTAAGCGTGGAAAAAAATCAAGCCGCTTCGCACCAATATATTGGCTGGGAAAATTTTAGCGATAGGGTATTAGCGCGTCTTTTTGAAACGACTTCCCCTTTAATCGTGGTGTTATTAGGGAAAGTCGCCCAAAAAAAGATCGCGCTAATCCCTAAAAATAAACACACCATCATCACAGCCCCCCACCCAAGCCCACTGGCTAGAGGGTTTTTAGGGAGTGGGGTTTTTACAAACATTCAAAAAGCTTATAGAGAAATTTATCGCAAGGATTTTGATTTTAGTTTGTGA
- the gap gene encoding type I glyceraldehyde-3-phosphate dehydrogenase: MPIKIAINGTGRIGLCAIRVASQRKDIEIVAINSTAETETLLHLLRHDSVHGHFEAKLNADRTLSVGHSKKIAVLSERDINKLDFSVANAEIVIECTGKFNSLEASSAHLKNSVKKVIISAPAQNASTFVYGVNHTHYHNESVISNASCTTNATAPLLKILDEAFKVENALLTTIHSYTNDQNLLDTKHKDIRRARAAGLNLIPTSTGVSKAISLVLPHLGPKITGLAIRVPTPNVSLVDLSLSFKKAVSKASLQHVFKEACKHAFKGIVSVDEERLVSSDFISSPFSAVIIDDQIMTIGEKNAKVLAWYDNEMGYSERLIDMAQYIAQN; this comes from the coding sequence ATGCCAATTAAAATCGCTATCAACGGGACAGGGCGCATTGGTTTGTGCGCTATAAGAGTTGCCAGCCAAAGAAAAGATATAGAAATCGTTGCAATCAATTCTACCGCTGAAACAGAAACTCTTTTGCACTTGCTCCGCCATGATAGCGTGCATGGGCATTTTGAAGCCAAGCTGAATGCTGATAGGACTTTGAGTGTTGGGCATAGTAAAAAGATTGCAGTGTTGAGCGAGCGAGATATTAACAAACTTGATTTTTCTGTCGCTAACGCAGAAATTGTCATAGAATGCACCGGCAAATTCAATTCCTTAGAAGCTTCAAGCGCCCATCTTAAAAACAGCGTGAAAAAAGTCATTATTTCTGCTCCTGCACAAAATGCGTCCACCTTTGTCTATGGGGTGAATCACACCCATTACCATAACGAAAGCGTGATTTCTAACGCCTCTTGCACGACTAACGCTACCGCTCCTTTATTAAAAATCCTAGATGAAGCCTTTAAAGTAGAAAACGCGCTTTTAACGACCATTCACAGCTACACCAACGATCAAAACCTCCTAGACACCAAACACAAGGATATTCGGCGCGCTAGAGCGGCTGGCTTAAATCTCATCCCTACAAGCACCGGTGTGAGCAAGGCTATTTCGCTAGTTTTACCGCACCTAGGTCCTAAGATTACAGGTCTTGCGATTAGAGTGCCTACCCCTAATGTGAGCTTGGTGGATTTGTCTTTGAGCTTTAAAAAAGCCGTGAGTAAAGCAAGCCTTCAGCATGTGTTTAAAGAAGCTTGCAAGCATGCCTTTAAAGGGATTGTGAGTGTTGATGAAGAAAGGCTTGTTTCAAGCGATTTTATTTCTTCGCCTTTTAGCGCGGTTATCATTGATGATCAAATCATGACAATAGGCGAAAAAAATGCTAAAGTATTGGCATGGTATGATAATGAAATGGGTTATAGCGAGCGCTTGATAGACATGGCGCAATATATAGCACAAAATTAA
- a CDS encoding phosphoglycerate kinase, whose amino-acid sequence MLAKMSFMQNVKNIQEVDVNHKKVLIRVDFNVPLDENLNITDDTRIRESLPTIQYCIDNKAKDIILVSHLGRPKGVEEKLSLKPFLKRLERLLNHEVIFSQNIAQLKQALNENAPTRIFLLENIRFLKGEEENDENLAKDLASLCDVFVNDAFGTSHRKHASTYGTAQFAPIKVSGFLLKKEIDSFYQAFNHPLRPLLLIVGGAKVSSKLTLLKNILDLIDKLIIAGAMSNTFLKALGYDVQDSSVEDALLKDALELLQSAKEKKVKVYLPIDAVTTDDILNPKHIKISPVQDIEPKHKIADIGPASMKLFSEVIESAPTILWNGPLGVHEKQEFARGTTFLAHKIADTYAFSLVGGGDTIDAINRAGEKDNMSFISTGGGASLELLEGKILPCFEVLDKRH is encoded by the coding sequence ATGTTAGCTAAAATGTCGTTTATGCAAAACGTTAAAAACATTCAAGAAGTGGATGTCAATCATAAAAAAGTGCTTATTAGAGTGGATTTTAATGTGCCTTTAGATGAAAATTTGAATATTACTGATGACACGCGCATTAGAGAGAGCTTGCCTACCATTCAATATTGCATTGACAATAAGGCTAAGGATATTATTTTAGTGAGCCACTTGGGCCGCCCTAAAGGGGTTGAAGAAAAATTGAGCTTAAAGCCCTTTTTAAAACGCCTTGAAAGACTCTTAAATCATGAAGTGATTTTTTCTCAAAATATTGCGCAACTCAAACAAGCTTTAAACGAAAACGCGCCCACAAGGATCTTTCTTTTAGAAAATATCCGCTTTTTAAAAGGCGAAGAAGAAAATGATGAAAACCTGGCTAAAGATTTAGCGAGCTTGTGCGATGTGTTTGTGAATGACGCTTTTGGCACGAGCCACAGAAAGCATGCCAGCACTTACGGCACGGCACAATTCGCCCCTATCAAAGTGAGCGGGTTTTTACTCAAAAAAGAAATTGATTCGTTTTATCAAGCGTTCAACCACCCTTTACGCCCTTTATTGTTGATTGTAGGGGGGGCTAAGGTCAGCTCCAAACTCACCTTATTGAAAAACATTTTAGATCTCATTGACAAGCTCATTATTGCCGGAGCGATGAGCAACACTTTCCTAAAAGCTTTAGGCTATGATGTGCAAGATTCTTCTGTAGAAGACGCTTTATTAAAGGACGCCCTAGAATTATTACAAAGCGCAAAAGAAAAAAAAGTCAAAGTCTATTTGCCCATAGACGCCGTAACCACTGATGATATTCTTAACCCCAAACACATTAAAATTTCGCCCGTTCAAGACATTGAGCCTAAACACAAGATCGCTGATATAGGGCCTGCGAGCATGAAATTATTTTCTGAAGTCATAGAGAGTGCGCCCACCATTTTATGGAATGGCCCCTTAGGCGTGCATGAAAAACAAGAATTTGCTAGAGGCACGACCTTTTTAGCCCACAAAATCGCTGACACCTACGCTTTTTCGCTCGTGGGTGGGGGCGATACCATTGATGCAATCAATCGCGCGGGCGAAAAGGACAACATGAGCTTTATTTCTACCGGTGGGGGGGCGAGTTTGGAATTGTTAGAGGGCAAAATTTTACCTTGTTTTGAGGTTTTGGATAAACGCCATTAA
- the corA gene encoding magnesium/cobalt transporter CorA has translation MVNVFFKQQKFVIKKRFNDFNGFDIEENEVLWFELINPTPNELATLSQEYAIHYNTDHSQRVSSVTKYWEDSSSVTINAFFTNQDENETFHTEMATFILSNNILFTIYYGTLEIFDSIQKKVLASPKKFEDGFDILTKIFEVYFEKGVECLEWINKQTSLLRKNIIFKETSTHDDILVRLSNLQEFNVALRDSFFDKRRIITALLRSNKVDSDTKNNLNIILTDFSSLVESTTVNLNSLDNIQNLFASQVNVEQNKIIKLFTVATMAMMPPTLIGTIYGMNFKFMPELEWQYGYLFALIIMAISTILPVIYFKKKGWL, from the coding sequence ATGGTGAATGTGTTTTTCAAACAGCAAAAATTTGTCATTAAAAAACGCTTTAATGATTTCAATGGTTTTGATATAGAAGAAAATGAGGTTTTGTGGTTTGAATTAATCAACCCCACGCCTAATGAATTAGCCACTCTAAGCCAAGAATACGCTATCCACTACAACACGGATCATTCCCAAAGAGTCTCATCAGTAACTAAATATTGGGAAGACAGCTCCAGCGTTACGATCAACGCCTTTTTTACCAATCAAGATGAAAATGAGACTTTCCACACGGAAATGGCGACCTTTATCTTGTCTAACAACATTCTTTTCACGATCTATTATGGGACTTTAGAAATCTTTGATTCTATCCAAAAAAAGGTTTTGGCTAGCCCTAAAAAATTTGAAGACGGGTTTGACATTTTAACCAAAATCTTTGAAGTGTATTTTGAAAAAGGCGTGGAATGTTTGGAGTGGATCAACAAACAAACGAGCTTGTTGCGTAAAAACATCATTTTCAAAGAAACTTCTACGCATGATGATATTTTAGTGCGTTTGTCCAATTTGCAAGAATTTAATGTGGCTTTAAGGGATTCTTTTTTTGACAAACGGCGCATTATCACCGCTTTATTAAGGAGCAATAAAGTGGATAGCGATACGAAAAATAACTTAAATATCATTTTAACCGACTTTAGCTCGTTAGTGGAGTCTACAACGGTCAACCTCAACTCGCTTGATAACATCCAAAACCTCTTCGCTTCTCAAGTCAATGTGGAACAAAATAAAATCATCAAGCTTTTCACTGTGGCGACCATGGCGATGATGCCCCCCACTTTGATCGGCACGATTTATGGCATGAATTTTAAATTCATGCCAGAATTGGAGTGGCAATACGGGTATCTTTTCGCGCTGATTATCATGGCGATTTCTACGATTTTACCGGTGATTTATTTCAAAAAGAAGGGCTGGTTATAA
- a CDS encoding TerC family protein, with protein sequence MEFLSSLLDALSTTHGIVSLATLTLLEIILGIDNIIFITVMVYKLPKHQQNKAMILGLGLAMLTRIGLLGGLFFISHLQKPLFTIAGMNFSWRDVVLLAGGAFLAFKALVELKDQISPKEEKHQKKAFGFFITLIEITFLDIVFSLDSVITAIGIAKHLEVMAFAIVLSVIVMMFFSKIVGDFIEKHYRVKTLAFVFLLVVGVFLFLEGLHLHVDKNYLYAGIGFALLIECLNIFIEKKIKKS encoded by the coding sequence ATGGAGTTTTTATCTTCACTCTTAGACGCTCTTTCTACAACGCATGGCATAGTCTCCTTGGCTACGCTCACGCTTTTAGAGATCATTTTAGGGATTGACAACATCATTTTTATCACGGTGATGGTCTATAAACTCCCCAAACACCAGCAAAATAAGGCCATGATTTTAGGCTTGGGTTTAGCGATGCTCACGCGCATAGGGCTTTTGGGGGGTTTGTTTTTCATCAGCCATTTGCAAAAGCCTTTATTCACTATAGCGGGCATGAATTTTTCATGGCGTGATGTGGTGCTGCTTGCAGGGGGGGCGTTTTTGGCTTTTAAGGCGTTAGTGGAATTAAAAGATCAGATTAGCCCTAAAGAAGAAAAGCACCAAAAAAAAGCGTTTGGCTTTTTCATCACTTTAATAGAAATCACATTTTTAGACATTGTCTTTTCTTTGGACTCCGTGATCACGGCTATTGGGATCGCTAAACACTTAGAAGTCATGGCGTTTGCTATCGTTTTGTCTGTAATCGTGATGATGTTTTTTTCCAAAATCGTTGGCGATTTTATTGAAAAGCACTATCGTGTCAAAACTTTAGCCTTTGTGTTTTTGCTCGTTGTGGGCGTGTTCTTGTTTTTAGAAGGCTTGCATTTGCATGTGGATAAAAATTATTTATATGCGGGTATTGGTTTTGCCTTGCTCATAGAATGCTTAAACATTTTCATAGAAAAGAAAATCAAAAAAAGCTAG
- a CDS encoding RNA-binding S4 domain-containing protein, with protein MRIDKFLQSVGLVKRRVLATDMCNVGAVWINGSCAKPSKEVKVGDAISLHYLKGIEEYTILQIPTLKNVPRKDTHLYIAPKVKDQ; from the coding sequence ATGCGAATAGACAAATTTTTACAATCAGTGGGTTTAGTGAAACGGCGCGTTTTAGCGACAGATATGTGTAATGTGGGGGCGGTGTGGATCAATGGGAGTTGCGCTAAGCCCAGTAAAGAAGTGAAAGTAGGCGATGCAATTAGCTTGCACTATTTAAAGGGGATAGAAGAATACACGATTTTACAAATCCCTACTTTAAAAAATGTGCCACGAAAAGACACGCACCTTTATATCGCTCCCAAAGTAAAAGATCAATGA